CTGCCGCAACAGAATAGAGAAGTGGCTAAACATTTTGTTTTGGTGAACACAATTGAAAATATTTCCTCTGAAGAAGAGTTGGTGGCGCAGCTGAGAGCCCAGGACCAGCGTGCCATCTCTTTGCTGTACAGAAACTACTCTGCCGCCCTGTACGGGGTGATTCTGCGCGTGGTCAAGCAGGAAGAAGTGGCCGAGGATGTGCTGCAGGAGACCTTCGTGAAGATTTGGTCTGCCTTTGCCTCATATGACCCCCAGAAAGGACGCCTTTTCACCTGGATGCTCAACATTGCCAGAAATCTGGCCATTGATAAAATCCGGTCCAAGCAATATCGCGTAGGTGCCAAGACCAAACCCATGGAAGATGCGGTGACCTACAACTTGGTGAGCCCAGACGGCATTAAGCCTGACCATATTGGGATACAGGAAATGACCGATCGGCTGAACCCGGACCAAAAAATTATCATTGATTTGATGTATTTTAACGGTTTCACCCAGACCGAGGTAGCAGAGGAGCTCAACATACCCTTGGGCACTGTGAAAACCAGGGCCAGAATGGCCATTAAATTTTTGGGCAAACTAATCAAATAGCCTTGAATACACAGGAATACATAGATTCTGGCGTGCTGGAACTGTATGTGGCGGGCGGTCTCTCAGAGGCTGAAAGCGCAGAGGTGGAGCAGATGGCCGGGCAGCACCCTGCGGTGAAAGAGGCTTTGGCCCAGGCCCAGCAGGCAATGGAGGCGTACGCCCTCACCCATGCGCAGGTTCCCCGCCCAGAACTGGAAGACATTATCTTAAACAAAATAGCTAGCCTGCAGCAGCCAGCGGCAGAAATACCAGGCGCCACCAACCCAGAAGCCAGAGTTGTTCCTATGCGCGCGCCTGGTCAATCCTCGCCGTTCAGTTCTTTTAAAGTAGCTGCCGCAGTCGCCCTGCTGGTGAGCATAGCCACCAACATTTACCTCTACAGCAGCTGGCGAGATTCACAGGATGAACTGTTGGTGGCGCAAGCCTCCACCCGCCAGTATGCCTTGCAAGCCAGTCAACTGGAAGTGCAGAATGTGCAAACCGAAAACCTGTTGGCCATAGTGCGGGACCCACAGACCAGGATTGTGCAACTCAAAAGCGTAGCTACCGGCACGCAGGCCCAAGGCACCGTTTTCTGGAATAATGATACCAAAGAAGTGTTTTTTGATGCCAGCAGATTACCCGCCGCCCCCGCCGGAAAGCAATACCAACTCTGGGCCCTGGCCGACGGCAAACCCATTGACGCCGGCGTGGTTGGCATGGTGAGCAAGCCCCTGCACAAAATGAAGATCATAGACCAGGCCCAGGCCTTCGCGGTGACGTTGGAACCTACGGGCGGCAGCCAGAACCCAACCCTTGCGGCCATGCAGGTCATGGGCAGTATTTAAGTAAACAACCCTCTCCGTTTTATTTTCCGTTTTTGGGCTCATTTTCAGAAATGAGCCCAAAAACGGAATTTACAATTACTAACTTTCCTACTAGCACCAACCTTTACCTCAATTTCCATGGAAAAAACATACTACAACCCCGCAGACCTGGCCAAATTTGGGAACATTGCCGAATACCAACCGCAACTGGCCGCCAAATTTTTTGATTACTACGGCGAGGTCTTCAAAGAAGGCGCCCTTTCTGAACGCGAGAAAGCCCTCATAGCCCTGGCAGTGGCCCACGCCGTACAATGCCCGTACTGCATAGACGCCTACACTACCGGTTCCCTGGAGAAAGGCGCCGATGAAGCCCAGATGATGGAAGCCATTCACGTAGCCGCCGCCATTAAAGGCGGTGCCGCCCTGGTCCATGGCGTGCAAATGATGAACAAAGTGAAAGAGGTGATGATGTAATGATTTGAAAATTTGGAGATTTGTAAATTTGCAAATGGGTGAATTTCGGAAAGCAGATGGCTGGTAAAAGATCTGCCGAAGAAGGTAGTTGAAGGAAGTTAGGAAAAGATAGAAGCCGCCTTTGTTGGTGTTCTGACCAACAAACTAGCAACCAGGCCTAGATTTTTGGTAAGTGAGAACACCAACAAGGGCGAAGGCTTGCATGAAACCAAACGTACCATCACTGTCCAAAAGAATAACCTTCAAATACCCACATCTTCAAATTTCCAAATCTTCAATTTCCACATCTTCAAATTCCCACATATTCAAATTATAAAAAATGAAATCCCTCCTCGCCAGCCAGAACCCATTAGCAGACACCGGCTTTCAGTTGGAGGTCTTGTCGCAGCCCACGGCGTTGGGCCAACGGTTCAAAGGGTTTGGGCAACGGTTGAAGGAACACGGGCTTTTTCCGCTGAAGCCTACGGGCATTTCCATTCTGCAGGTGAACGTGGGCAAGATGTGCAACCAGGTTTGTAAGCATTGCCACGTAGACGCCGGCCCAGATAGAAAAGAAATCATGACCCGCGCCACCATGGGTTATATTCTGCAAGCAGTGGCAGCCACGCCAGAAATCACCACCATTGACCTCACCGGCGGCGCCCCTGAAATGAATCCTGACTTCAGGTGGTTTGTGGAGGAATTGTCGTTGCTGGGGCGTCAGGTGCTGGTGCGCTGCAACCTCACCATTATTCTGGCCAACAAAAAGTACCATGACCTGCCGGAGTTCTTCAAAAAGCACCGGGTGCATGTGGTGTCTTCGTTGCCATATTTCACGGCTTCGCGCACAGACACCCAGCGCGGAGATGGCGTATTTGAGAAATCCATCAAAGCCCTGCAAATGCTGAACGCCGTTGGTTATGGGCAGGAGGGAACCGGTTTGGAACTGGATCTGGTGTACAACCCGGCAGGCGCTTTTCTGCCCGGCAGCCAAAAGTCCCTTGAGAAAGAATTCAAGCAACGGCTTCTGCAAACGTACGGCATTACCTTCAACCAATTGTTCGCCATTACTAATGTGCCCATCAGCCGGTTTCTGGATTACCTGATTTCGGCCGGAAACTATGACGCCTACATGGAAAAACTGGTGACCGCGTTTAACCCAGTGGCGGCGGCCAATGTCATGTGCCGGAACACGGTATCGGTGGGTTGGGAAGGCACGCTCTATGACTGCGACTTTAACCAAATGCTGGAATTGCCGGTGGAGTCCCGCGCCCCGCGCCATATCAAAGAATTCAGCGCCGAGGCGTTAAAAGAAAGAAACATTATCTTGAACCAGCACTGCTACGGGTGCACGGCCGGGGCCGGGTCTAGTTGCGGCGGTGAAATAGCATCTTGATCATGAATTTACGCTGGCTTTTCCTTCTGCCCATGTTTTGTTGGGCGCACCTCAGCACTGCTCGGCAAGCCAGCCAAGGGTACGCGCTCATGCTCAGAGGCCTCTATAAAAACTCGGTTCCAGTCATACAACCCAGCCAATTGGCCGCCCAGTTGAAAACCAATCCGCAAAACTTCGTGCTCTTAGATGTCAGAACTCCAAAAGAATATCAGGTGAGCCATCTTACCGGGGCCAGGTTTCTGCATTACAACAAGGTGAGTGACAAACAACTCAAGGCACTTCCCAAAGACAAAACCATGGTGGTGTACTGCAGCGTGGGTTATAGAAGTGAGCGGCTGGGCGAAAAACTTCTGGCGCTGGGCTACAAAAACGTGGTCAATCTCTACGGCGGCTTATTCCAGTGGGTGAACGAAGGGCTACCCGTGGTTAATGAAAAAGGTCCCACCGCCAAAGTGCACGCCTATTCCAAAACCTGGGGCATTTGGCTAACCAAAGGCGAAAAAGTCTATGACTAAACCCTTACTGCTTTTGTTTGTGCGCCAACCGGAGTTAGGCAAGGTAAAAACCCGCCTGGCCAAAACCATGGGTCCTGAAAAAGCCTTGCACGTGTACCAGAATCTTCTGCAGCATACCCATACGGTGGTCAAAGACCTGGCGGTAACCAAATGGGTCTGCTATGCTGATGCCATTCCCCAGGAATCTGATCTCTGGTCCAAGTCCGGTGGATTTGAGCCGAAACTACAGCCTGCCTTTGAGGATTTAGGCGCCCGCATGGCCCACTTTTTCTCGCTGGGTCTGGTGGAAGGATACGGGCCTATCATCATCATCGGGAGTGACTGCCCGGGCCTAACCCCAGACATACTTCAAGAAGCCTTTCATGCTTTGGAAACCCATGACCTGGTGCTTGGCCCGGCCCAAGACGGCGGATATTACTTATTAGGCCTCAGGTTTCTGGTGCCCGAACTGTTCCTAAACAAGCCCTGGAGTACGGCTAACGTGTTGGCAGAAACTCTGGCAGATGCCAAACGCTTAGGGCTCTCAGTAGCGCTCTTACCCGAACTTTCTGATATTGACGAAGAAGCAGATTTGCAGGCCTGGCCCCATTTATTGCATTGAAGGCTGGTGAGATGAAAATTTCCATCGTGATTCCTACCCTGAACGAGGAGGCGTTGATTGGTCCTTTGGTGCGGCATCTCTTGACCGTTTCTGCCGGGTTGGTGCAGGAAGTGATTGTAGCCGACGGCGGCAGCCAGGACCAAACGGTGACCATGGCCCAGCAAGCAGGTGCCCGAATTGTGCGCTGCGCCGGGGCCAGCCGTGCCAAACAAATGAACGCCGGGGCCAGGGCCGCCCATCATGACATTCTCCATTTCATTCATGCCGATTCCTGGCCGCCTGCTGGCTATGCTGCCGAGGTAGTGAATGCCGTAAAAGCGGGCTACAAATGCGGCTGTTTCCGGAGCAAGTTTCTCACCACCAACCGTTTCCTGCTACTTAATTCTTATTTCACGCGCTTTAAGGGTTTAGTGTTCAGAGGTGGCGGGCAGACCTTGTTCGTGGAAAAGCAGCTGTTCTGGCAGGTGCAAGGCTATGACGAGCGGCTGCTGCTCATGGAAGAGTATGACCTCATCAAACGTTTGTCGGGGCAAGGACGATTTACCGTGTTGCCCCAGACCGTGCTGGTCTC
This region of Rufibacter sp. LB8 genomic DNA includes:
- a CDS encoding TIGR04283 family arsenosugar biosynthesis glycosyltransferase; amino-acid sequence: MKISIVIPTLNEEALIGPLVRHLLTVSAGLVQEVIVADGGSQDQTVTMAQQAGARIVRCAGASRAKQMNAGARAAHHDILHFIHADSWPPAGYAAEVVNAVKAGYKCGCFRSKFLTTNRFLLLNSYFTRFKGLVFRGGGQTLFVEKQLFWQVQGYDERLLLMEEYDLIKRLSGQGRFTVLPQTVLVSARKYAQVGNVKLQMAYGLVMLFYFLGAPQQKLQQIYKRFIS
- a CDS encoding rhodanese-like domain-containing protein, with the translated sequence MNLRWLFLLPMFCWAHLSTARQASQGYALMLRGLYKNSVPVIQPSQLAAQLKTNPQNFVLLDVRTPKEYQVSHLTGARFLHYNKVSDKQLKALPKDKTMVVYCSVGYRSERLGEKLLALGYKNVVNLYGGLFQWVNEGLPVVNEKGPTAKVHAYSKTWGIWLTKGEKVYD
- a CDS encoding anti-sigma factor domain-containing protein — its product is MNTQEYIDSGVLELYVAGGLSEAESAEVEQMAGQHPAVKEALAQAQQAMEAYALTHAQVPRPELEDIILNKIASLQQPAAEIPGATNPEARVVPMRAPGQSSPFSSFKVAAAVALLVSIATNIYLYSSWRDSQDELLVAQASTRQYALQASQLEVQNVQTENLLAIVRDPQTRIVQLKSVATGTQAQGTVFWNNDTKEVFFDASRLPAAPAGKQYQLWALADGKPIDAGVVGMVSKPLHKMKIIDQAQAFAVTLEPTGGSQNPTLAAMQVMGSI
- a CDS encoding TIGR04282 family arsenosugar biosynthesis glycosyltransferase, with translation MTKPLLLLFVRQPELGKVKTRLAKTMGPEKALHVYQNLLQHTHTVVKDLAVTKWVCYADAIPQESDLWSKSGGFEPKLQPAFEDLGARMAHFFSLGLVEGYGPIIIIGSDCPGLTPDILQEAFHALETHDLVLGPAQDGGYYLLGLRFLVPELFLNKPWSTANVLAETLADAKRLGLSVALLPELSDIDEEADLQAWPHLLH
- a CDS encoding RNA polymerase sigma factor, which codes for MNTIENISSEEELVAQLRAQDQRAISLLYRNYSAALYGVILRVVKQEEVAEDVLQETFVKIWSAFASYDPQKGRLFTWMLNIARNLAIDKIRSKQYRVGAKTKPMEDAVTYNLVSPDGIKPDHIGIQEMTDRLNPDQKIIIDLMYFNGFTQTEVAEELNIPLGTVKTRARMAIKFLGKLIK
- a CDS encoding arsenosugar biosynthesis-associated peroxidase-like protein, with product MEKTYYNPADLAKFGNIAEYQPQLAAKFFDYYGEVFKEGALSEREKALIALAVAHAVQCPYCIDAYTTGSLEKGADEAQMMEAIHVAAAIKGGAALVHGVQMMNKVKEVMM
- the arsS gene encoding arsenosugar biosynthesis radical SAM (seleno)protein ArsS (Some members of this family are selenoproteins.); translation: MKSLLASQNPLADTGFQLEVLSQPTALGQRFKGFGQRLKEHGLFPLKPTGISILQVNVGKMCNQVCKHCHVDAGPDRKEIMTRATMGYILQAVAATPEITTIDLTGGAPEMNPDFRWFVEELSLLGRQVLVRCNLTIILANKKYHDLPEFFKKHRVHVVSSLPYFTASRTDTQRGDGVFEKSIKALQMLNAVGYGQEGTGLELDLVYNPAGAFLPGSQKSLEKEFKQRLLQTYGITFNQLFAITNVPISRFLDYLISAGNYDAYMEKLVTAFNPVAAANVMCRNTVSVGWEGTLYDCDFNQMLELPVESRAPRHIKEFSAEALKERNIILNQHCYGCTAGAGSSCGGEIAS